The nucleotide sequence GAATCCCGCGCTGACCGCAAGCGCGCAGGGGGCGTGGCGGCCCTCCAGCAGCGCGTTGGTGGTCACCGTGGTGCCCAGGCGCAGCTCGGCGACCGTGCCTTCGGGGATGGCGGCGTCGCGGGCCAGGCCGACGAGGTCCCGGATGCCGGCGACCACCGCATCGTCGTAGCGATCGGGCGCGCTGCTCAGCAGCTTGTGATGGTGGCGGCCGCCGCCGGGCGAGATCGCCAGCAGATCCGTGAACGTGCCGCCGCGGTCGGCGTGGATCGTCCAGCCGGTGGCGCGCTTGCCGCTGTCGAATGCACCCTGCATGGCGCAACGTTAGCGCGAGACCGTCGCGCCCGTCGCGGGACCTGCATGCCCGCGACGATTGCCTGACGCATACTGCCCGGATGGACGAGCAAGCAGCTTCGCTGGACTGGCCGGTGGTCGACCCGTTCTGCATCCGGGTGACCGTGGCCGGGGCCGACACCGACGACTTCGAGCACACCAACAATGTCTGCTATCTCCGGTGGCTGGAGCGGTGCGCCTGGGCGCATACCTGTGCCCTCGGTCTGGACATGGATGCCTACCGCCGCATCGGTGCGGGCTGCGTGGCGCGCCGGCACGAGCTCGACTACATCGCGCCGAGCTTCGCCGGCGATGAGCTCGCGGTGGCCACCTGGATCGAGGAGAACGACGGCCGGGTCACCATGTGGCGCGGCTACCGGATCATCCGCATCGGCGACGGCCGGACCATCATGAACGCGCGCACGCAGTGGGCCTGCGTCGACATGGCGACCGGCCGGCCGCGCCGGCAGCCGGAAGCCTTTGTCGCGGCCTACGCACCGGCCACGCCGGCGTAGCAAGCGAACCGAGGGGGGAAGGGAAGGGGGTCAGTCCGCCTGTGCGGGCTCGGCCTCGCGCCGGGTGGGGGCCGCAGCGGAGGCAGCCCGGTCCTTGAGCTCGCGGAACTTGTCCGACACCTCGTCGAGCTTGGCTTCCCATTCGGGATCGGCCTGCTGGCCCTCGGTGACGCGGTCGAATACCTGCATCAGCGCCACCATGCCGAAGGGTTCGATGACGGCCTGCTTGATCGCCCACGCGAATACCACCGCCACCGCCAGCGTGACCGGACCGGCGCTGCCCGGGAACACCGCCACCAGCCCGGCCGCGGGCGCCAGCGCCAGCAGGAACACCAGGAAGGTCAGGCCCCAGACGAAGAAGGCGAGCCAGAACGCGTTCTTGAGGAACACCTTGTAGTTCTGCGCGTAGAGGATCAGCGCCGTGCGGCTGGACGCCCAGGGATTGTCCGACTGCGTGCGGATGTTGTAGCCGAGGATGACCTCGTCGAGATAGGTCAGCGACAGGCGCAGCACCGAGTTGAGGAACTTCACCAGTCCGCCCGATCCCGGAATCGGCAGCAGGCTGGCCACCGTGAAGAAGACGCGGTTGAACGCGTTGACCACGCCCTTGATGAGCTGGTCGACGGCGAACAGCGCCGAGGCCTCGGCGAAGCGCTCGCGCACGATCGCCTGCGCATGCGCGATCTGGGAACGACCGCCCGGCACCTCGCGGCCCTGCATGAGCTCGACGAGCACGGCGATGTGGCCGGCCTTGACCAGATAGAGCAGGTACTCGCGCAGCATGTAGACCACCGCCCCGACGATGCCGAAGCCGATCAGGCCGCCCCAGGCGCTGAAGCCGGCGGCGTTGTCGCCGATGCTCCCCACGACGTAGCCGGTGCCGGCACCGACGCCGGTGCCGATCACGTAGACGAGGGTGATGCCGAGATAGATCAGGAAACGGAAGGCGAGGAACGCGCTGGTCCGCGACAGCAGCGCAATGATCTCGCCGATCTGGAAATCCTTCATGTGCGTACCCGAACGCCGGCTGGCGGCGACCCTGAACGATGGCGATGCCCGGGATGGTGCAGGCAGATGCCGGATGCCGCCGTCACGCGAATGCGCGACAGGTGCCGTCACGGGGAGCGGCCGGGAGAAGCGTCAGCGCCGCGCCACGCGGTCGAGCAGCGCGCCGAAGTGCGCCGCAACATCGTCGAGGCACTCGTTGAGCGTGTGTCCGGCGTCGATCAGGTGCAGCGCGGCGTCGTGGGTGGCGCTGAACCGCTCCGCGACGGCAGGCGGCACGATGTCGTCGCCGGTGCCGTGGACCACGGTGCATGCTGCCGGGACGGCATCGGGTTCCCGGTCGTATCCGGGGAAATACAGCGCGGGCGCCATCAGGAAGAGGGCATCGGGGTGCAGCGCGGCGCACGCGTGGGCGGCGACATAGCCGCCCATGCTGGAGCCGGCGAGCACCAGCGGCGTGCCGCGGGGCCGCATCGCGACCAGTTCCCGGACGCGCTCGTCGGGATCCATGGTGTGCGTATAATCCGGAGAGATGACGGCAAATCCGCGCGCCCGGGCGTCTTCCGCCAGACGCGTGATCTTGATGCCCCACGGGCCGCTTTCCTTGCCGTGGTTGAAGCAGACGAGCGGTTCGCGGTCGTGCATGGGGGAGCGGTCCCGATGGCCAGAAAACGCGGTGAGAGCGGGCAGGACCCGAAGCGACCCAGTCTAGCCGCGCGACGCAGGGCACGTCGCGAGGGTGAGGAACCGCTGGAAGCGCGCGTGACGCTGCGGTTCCGCTTCGGCGAGGCGCCGGAGGACCGCGTCACCATGCTCGACGACCGCGCGATTCCGATGTTCGGGAGCGTGTTCCAGTATCGCGACCGCATCGTGCGCAGCTTCGCGATGCTGCTGCTGCGGGCCGGTGTCACGCAGCCCAAGGTGGTCGCCGAGATCGTGCCCGGAACGTTCTGGATGCTGCACAAGCGCCGGGCCGCCGGACAGGAAGAGGACCGATAGCGCGTGCTCCGCAGTCTGCAGATCCTCAATGCCGTGCTGCTGGCGTTCGGTGTGACCTTCACGGTCACCTTGGGCGTGGTGGCGATCCTCCTCGGCTTCTACGTGGACACCTATCCGCGCTACGCGGACACGCTGGCCGGCGTCATCCGGCTGGCGCTGCTTGCGCTGGTCCTGTCGGGTGGCGGGGCGCTCTGCTTTCAGTCGCTGCGCCGGCGCTGGCCGGGATGGCCCGCCTTTCAGGTCCTGGGGTGGGGCATCGCTTTCGTCATAATGACCGTTTGCATTCAAATGCTTGGAGCTGCATCTTGACGCAAATTCTATGTATAGCGGGATCGCTGCGCAGCGGCTCGTACAATGTCCGCCTCCTGGAGGCCGCGCAGGCGCTTGTTGCCGGTGCCGGCCATCAGCCGGTACCGATGGATGGCGACACGCTCCGCGCGCTGCCGTTGATGGATCAGGACCTCGAGGCACGCGAAGGGCTGCCGGACGCGGCGAAGCGGATCAAGCGGGCATTCGCCGGCGCCGACGGCGTGCTGATGGCGTGTCCGGAGTACAACGGCTCGATCACGCCGCTGCTCAAGAACGTCATCGACTGGACGTCGCGGCCCGATGACGACCATCCGGCATCGGCGTGCTTCGGCGGCAAGCCCATGGCGCTGATCGGAGCCTCGCCGGGCGGGCTCGGCGGACTGCGCGGCCTGCGCCATGTGCGCGAGATCCTGGGGAACCTGGGCGCCCTGGTGGTGCCGGCGCAGCTGGCGGTCGCGCGCGCCGGCGATGCGTTCCCCGGGGACGGCAGCGCCGTGCTCGGCGACGAGCGCCAGCAGCAGGCGCTGGCGGCGGTGGTCGACAACCTCCTGCACTGGGTGCGGGCGGCGCGCGGAGCCGCGTGATGGAACTGCCGCAACGCCACAATCCCTGGTCGGCGCTGCCCATCGCCGCCGGCATCGCCTGGATCGTGGCCGGCGCCGGCTGGGGGCTGCTGTTCACGGGACTGCCGGGGGCGCTGCTGGTCGCCGGCGGCGTGAGCCTGCTCCTGACCCCGGGCGACGACCGTCAGATCCGCATGATGGCGGTGGGCGGTGCGCTGGGCACGCTCCTAGGGCTTTTCTTCTGGGCCTTCGGTGATGGCGCCTTCATCGCCGCGCTGCTGTCGGCCGCGAGCTTCGTGCTCGCCGGGCGCGAAGGCCTGCGCCTAATGGCATCGGGCGACGGCATTCCCGCGCCGCCGCAGGAGCTCGCCACGTACGCCCGCGCGGCGCTGGACGAGGCGCTGCTGGGCTATTTCACCGGTACGGCCTCGGTTCCGAGCGGGCAGGACGCAGCCGAGTGCGTGGACGCGCTGAAGGCCCAGCGCGACGCGATACGGCGACTCGGGTTCGATCGGGATGTCAGCGAACTGCATCCGGCACCGGACGCACCCGAGCATGTGGAATGGCAGCCGCGGACCGTGATGGGACGCGACTTCCGGGCCCTGCATTTCGAGAGCGACTTCGTGGCGAATCCCGAGATTCCGGGTGCCGACCACTACATGGCGTACGAGCGCAACCGGCAGACCGCGGCATGGGTCTTCGAGCACGACGACGGCGACCGCCCCTGGCTGCTGTGCGTGCACGGCTACCGCATGGGGCATCCGCTGCTCGATTTCTCGCTGTTCCCTCCGCAGGTGCTGCACGAGAAGTACGGGCTCAACCTCCTGATGCCGGTGCTGCCTCTGCACGGGCCGCGCAGGGCGGGGCGCCGCACCGGCGACCAGTTCCTGGACGGCGACCTGCGCGACCTGTTCCACGCCGAATGCCAGGCGCTCTGGGATCTGCGCCGGCACCTCGCCTGGCTGCGGGCGCGCGGCGCGCGGCGCATCGGAGCGCTCGGCTTCTCGCTGGGCGGCTACAACGTCGCCCTGCTAAGCCAGTTCGAGCAGCTCGACTTCGTCGTCGCCGGCATTCCGGTGCCGGATCTCGCCGATGTGCTGTGGCCGAACCTGCCCGAGATCCACCAGCGCTACTTTCGCTCGCAGGGGATCGACAACGCTCTGCTCGGGGATGTGCTCGCACCGGTATCGCCGCTCGCACGCCCCTGCGCGCTCCCGAACGGCAGGCGCTTCGTGTTCGGCGGGCTGGCCGATCGCCTGGTGGTCCCCGCCGAGGTCGCGCGGCTGGCGGCGCACTGGAACGTCGATCCCACCTGGTACCCGGGCGGCCATGTCACCTTCCGCGGCTCGGGCGTGGCGACGCGCACGCTGCGCGCCGCCATGGAGGCAGCCGACTGGTCGCAGGCCTAGAAGACCCACTGTCGGGACGCGTCCGGCGCGCTACACTCGTCGCCTATTCGCAACATGACGGTCGGGAGAGGTATGGCGCAGTCGGTGGTGATCAGCGGAACCGGGCTCTACACACCGGAGCACGCCATCTCGAACGAGGAGCTCGTCGAGAGCTTCAACGCCTACGTGGCGCAGTTCAATGCCGAGCATGCGGATGCCATCGCCGATGGTTCGGTGGCACCGCTGCAGCCGTCTTCGGCCGAGTTCATCGAGAAGGCATCCGGCATCCGTTCCCGTTACGTCCTGGACCGGGAGGGCATCCTGGATCCGGCGCGCATGTGTCCGCGACTGCCCGTGCGCGGCAACGACGAGCCCTCGATCATGTGCGAGATCGGTCTGGCCGCATGCCGCGAGGCACTCGAGCAGGCCGGCATCGATGCCGGCGCGGTGGATGGCGTCATCGTGGCGTGCTCGAACATGCAGCGCCCGTATCCCGCCATCGCCGTCGAGCTGCAGGCCGCACTCGGCATCGACGGATGGGGCTATGACATGAACGTGGCCTGTGCCTCGGCAGCGTTCGGCATTCAGACGGCGGCCGACGCGGTGCGCTCCGGAAGTGCCCGCGCGGTCCTGGTGGTGAGCCCGGAGATCTGCAGCGGACATCTCAACTTCCGTGACCGCGACTCGCACTTCATCTTCGGCGATGCCGCGACCGCGGTACTGGTCGCGGCGAGCGACGCGCCGCAACCGGGCCAGTTCGAGGTCCTCGGAACCCGGCTGAAGACGCAGTTCTCGAACAACATCCGCAACAACTTCGGCTTTCTCAATCGCAGCGAGGCCGAGATGCGCAGCGAGGCCGATCGGCTCTTCGTGCAGAACGGGCGGAAGGTCTTCAAGGATGTGGTGCCGCTGGTCGCCGACCTCATCGGCGGTCATCTGCGCGACCTCGGCGTCGAGCCCGAGAGCGTGCGGCGCTTCTTTCTGCACCAGGCCAACCTGGGCATGAACGAGTACATCGCGCGGCGGGTGCTGGGCCGTGACGCCACGCGCGACGATGCGCCGGTGATCCTGGACGAGTACGCCAACACCAGTTCGGCTGGATCGGTCATCGCCTTCCACCGCCATCGAGACGATCTCGCGAGCGGCGACGTGGTCGTGCTCAGTGGCTTCGGTGCCGGCTATTCGGCCGGCAGTGTCGTGATGCGGCGGCACTGACCGGGGCAAGGGCATGGCAGGCGACAGCAGCCACCCGTCCGACGGCGCCGGCGCCACCATCCGCCGCACCGACTATCGTCCGCCCGACTACCTGATCGATGCCGTCGATCTCGATGTCCGGGTCGATACCGACACCGCGGTCACGGCGCACCTGACGATCCGCCGCAGCGACACGGCCGCCACCGATGCGCCCCTGGTGCTCGATGCGCGCGATCTCGCGCTCGACGAGGTCGCCATCGATGACGAAGCGGTGGCCGCGCAGCGGATTGCGCATCACGCCGGCGGGTTCACGGTGCACGACGTACCCGAGCGGTTCCGGCTCACCACGCGCTGCACCATCCGGCCGGAAGCCAACACCGCGCTCGAAGGCTTCTACGCCTCGGGACCGATGTACTGCACGCAGTGCGAAGCGCATGGGTTTTCGCGCATCACGCCCTTCATCGACCGGCCCGACGTGCTGTCGCGCTTCCGCGTCCGGCTCAGCGCCGACCGCGAGCGCTTTCCGGTGCTGCTCGCCAACGGCGACTGCGTGGAGCAGGGCGAGGACGGCGACGGTCGCCACTACGCGGTCTGGGCCGACCCCTTCGCCAAGCCCTGCTACCTGTTCGCGATGGTGGCCGGCGACCTGGCGCGGGTGCATGACCGCCATACCACCGGCTCGGGGCGCGAGATCGCGCTCGAGTTCTACGTCGACCACGGCAACGAGCATCTCGTCGGTCACGCGATGTCGGCGCTCAAGCAGGCCATGCGGTGGGACGAGGACACCTTCGGGCTGCACTACGACCTTGATACCTACATGGTCGTGGCCGCGCGCGCCTTCAACATGGGCGCGATGGAGAACAAGGGCCTCAACATCTTCAATGCGGCCTATGTGCTGGCGTCCCCGGAGACCGCGACCGACGCCACCTTCGAGGCCATCTCGGCGGTCATCGCGCACGAGTATTTCCACAACTACACCGGCAACCGGGTCACCTGCCGGGACTGGTTCCAGCTGTCGCTGAAGGAAGGGTTGACCGTCTACCGCGACCAGCGCTTCAGCGAGGATCTGCTCGGTGCCGATGTCCAGCGCATCGAGCAGGTGCGGGGGCTGCGTGCCATGCAGTTCCCCGAGGACGCCGGACCGACCGCGCATCCGGTGCGGCCGGATGCCTACAAGGAAGTCAACAACTTCTACACCGCGACCGTCTACGAGAAGGGCGCCGAGATCGTGCGCATGCTGCGCACGCGCATCGGCGAGGCGGCATTCCGTGCCGGCCTGCGCCGGTACCTGGAAGTGCACGACGGTTCGGCCGCCACCATCGAGGATTTCGTCGCGGCGCTCGCCGAAGCCGCCGGTGTCGATCTCGAGCCCTTCATGCGCTGGTACGCACAGGCAGGCACGCCGCGCCTGCAGCTCTCCCGGGAGTGGGACGCTGCGGCCGGCGTCACCGCCATCACGCTCCGCCAGTGGACGCCTCCGACGCCCGGTCAGCCCGACAAGCAGGCGCTGCCGGTCCCGCTGCGCATGGAGCTTCTGGACGGCGAGGGCCGTGCGATGGCGCTGCCGGAGCATCCCGCCCGCGTCGGCGACGACCTGCTGATGATGACGGACGAGACCCTGCGCATCGAGGTGCCGGGCGATGCACCGGTACTGCCGGTATGCCCGCTGGCCTTCTCGGCGCCGGTCATTCTCGAGGGGGACTACAGCGCGCTCGACCTGCAGCGGATCGCGGTGCAGTCCCACGACGCCTTCGCGCGCTGGGACGCCATCCAGCAGATGCATGCCCGGGCGCATGCCGGTCTGATGCGCGACGATGCGTCGGCGCTGGAGCCGTTGCTGGCCACGATGCAGCGGATCGCGGCGGCGCCGCCCGGGGACGATGCGCTGTGCGCACACCTGCTCGCGCCGCCGCGCGCGGCGTGGCTCTGGGAGCAGTATCCGGTGGTCGATCCCGCGCGATTCACGGCTGCCATGCGCGAGCAGAAGGCGGCCATCGGCCGCGCGCTGTGCGGCCCGTTCACGGTCTGGGCGCAGCGCAACCCCATCGCCGAAGGCCAGGCGGGAGCGCGTGCGCTGGCGAATACTGCGCTCGAGTACCTCGCGCTGCTGGAACCGGACGCCATCCTGGCGCTGGCCCGGCGCCGCGTCGATGGCGCGAACATGACCCTGACGATGGGGGCACTGCTCGCGCTGTCACAGACCCGGAGCAGCGAGTTCGCGCTCGCGTCGTCCGCGTTCTACCAGCATTGGCGGGAACATCCGCTGGTGCTCGACCGCTGGTTCGCGGTACGTGCCGGCGCTGCGCACACATCTCCCGAGCAGATCCGCGAACTGCTGGCGCACGAGGACTTCGACTGGCGCAACCCGAACCGGGTGCGCGCGGTGGCCGCGACCTTCGCGCGCGAGAACCTGGCGCATTTCCATACCGAGGCCGGTTACGCGCTGTATGCCGGGATCCTCGAGCGCCTCGACGGCAGCAATCCGCAGCTCGCGGCGCGCATGTGCCGTCCGCTGCTCGGCTTCGCGCGGCTCGCCGATCCCTGGTCGACGATGCAGCGCGAACGGGTGCGCGACCTGCGTGCCCGGGTGCGCTCGGTCGATGTGTGCGAGATGCTCGACGCCGCGCTGGCATGACCGCGCAGGCATGGCGCATGATGGCGGCTGTCACGGATTTGTCACGGGTTGTCAATAATCTTGCCGGCAGGCAATAAAGCTGTCATGACCGTGTCCGGAAAACGCATTCTTGTGGTCGAGGACGAGGCGGGCATCCGCGAGATGATCCGCTTCGCCCTGCAACGCGAGTCCTTCGAAGTCATCGAGGCCGGCGACGTGCCCGAGGCGCGCGTCTGCGTGGCCGACGGATGTCCCGACCTGATCCTGCTCGACTGGATGCTCCCCGGGACATCGGGCGTCGACTACGCCCGTGAGCTCAAGAGTGATCCCACCACGCGCGACATCCCGCTGATCATGGTGACCGCGCGCGCCGAGGAAGAGGACACCGTGCGCGGGCTCAACGTCGGAGCGGACGACTACATCACGAAGCCGTTCTCGTTCCCCGAGCTGGTGGCGCGCATCCAGGCCGTGCTGCGGCGCTCGCTGCCGGGCGGCGAAAGCGAGTGCATCCAGGTCTCCGGCCTGTCGGTGGATGCCGCCAGCCAGCGCGTGACCGCCGACGGCGATCCGGTACGACTCGGGCCGACCGAATACCGACTGCTGCACTTCTTCGCCAGCCACCCGGAGCGGGTCTACACCCGCGAGCAGGTACTCGATCGCGTCTGGGGCCACAACGTCTATGTCGAGGAGCGTACCGTCGACGTGCACATCCGGCGGCTGCGCAAGGCACTCGCGCCCTTCGGCTATGACGCGATGATCCAGACCGTGCGCGGTACCGGCTACCGCTTCTCCGAGAAGTTCTGAGGCGCCCGTTTCCCGTGTCCGACCAGGAACGCGGAGCGCGCGTGCGGGAAACCGACATGCGACGCGCGTGGCTGGTCGAGGTGCGACGCCTTGTGCTCACGCTCGTCGTCGGCTGGCTGAGCGGCGGGCTGTTCGAGGCGGCCCATCTGGGGACCGCCATCGCGCTGCTGCTGCTGGTGGGCTTCCATCTCCTGCAGCTCTACCGGCTGGCACGCTGGAGCATGCGGCCGCAGCAGTACGAGCTG is from Algiphilus sp. and encodes:
- a CDS encoding hydantoinase/oxoprolinase N-terminal domain-containing protein gives rise to the protein MQGAFDSGKRATGWTIHADRGGTFTDLLAISPGGGRHHHKLLSSAPDRYDDAVVAGIRDLVGLARDAAIPEGTVAELRLGTTVTTNALLEGRHAPCALAVSAGFEDLLAIGDQSRDDIFALRIPPRRRLCARVVGVDARVDATGSRCTPLDRDALR
- a CDS encoding thioesterase family protein, which translates into the protein MDEQAASLDWPVVDPFCIRVTVAGADTDDFEHTNNVCYLRWLERCAWAHTCALGLDMDAYRRIGAGCVARRHELDYIAPSFAGDELAVATWIEENDGRVTMWRGYRIIRIGDGRTIMNARTQWACVDMATGRPRRQPEAFVAAYAPATPA
- a CDS encoding alpha/beta fold hydrolase, with the translated sequence MHDREPLVCFNHGKESGPWGIKITRLAEDARARGFAVISPDYTHTMDPDERVRELVAMRPRGTPLVLAGSSMGGYVAAHACAALHPDALFLMAPALYFPGYDREPDAVPAACTVVHGTGDDIVPPAVAERFSATHDAALHLIDAGHTLNECLDDVAAHFGALLDRVARR
- the pepN gene encoding aminopeptidase N, with amino-acid sequence MAGDSSHPSDGAGATIRRTDYRPPDYLIDAVDLDVRVDTDTAVTAHLTIRRSDTAATDAPLVLDARDLALDEVAIDDEAVAAQRIAHHAGGFTVHDVPERFRLTTRCTIRPEANTALEGFYASGPMYCTQCEAHGFSRITPFIDRPDVLSRFRVRLSADRERFPVLLANGDCVEQGEDGDGRHYAVWADPFAKPCYLFAMVAGDLARVHDRHTTGSGREIALEFYVDHGNEHLVGHAMSALKQAMRWDEDTFGLHYDLDTYMVVAARAFNMGAMENKGLNIFNAAYVLASPETATDATFEAISAVIAHEYFHNYTGNRVTCRDWFQLSLKEGLTVYRDQRFSEDLLGADVQRIEQVRGLRAMQFPEDAGPTAHPVRPDAYKEVNNFYTATVYEKGAEIVRMLRTRIGEAAFRAGLRRYLEVHDGSAATIEDFVAALAEAAGVDLEPFMRWYAQAGTPRLQLSREWDAAAGVTAITLRQWTPPTPGQPDKQALPVPLRMELLDGEGRAMALPEHPARVGDDLLMMTDETLRIEVPGDAPVLPVCPLAFSAPVILEGDYSALDLQRIAVQSHDAFARWDAIQQMHARAHAGLMRDDASALEPLLATMQRIAAAPPGDDALCAHLLAPPRAAWLWEQYPVVDPARFTAAMREQKAAIGRALCGPFTVWAQRNPIAEGQAGARALANTALEYLALLEPDAILALARRRVDGANMTLTMGALLALSQTRSSEFALASSAFYQHWREHPLVLDRWFAVRAGAAHTSPEQIRELLAHEDFDWRNPNRVRAVAATFARENLAHFHTEAGYALYAGILERLDGSNPQLAARMCRPLLGFARLADPWSTMQRERVRDLRARVRSVDVCEMLDAALA
- a CDS encoding NADPH-dependent FMN reductase, producing MTQILCIAGSLRSGSYNVRLLEAAQALVAGAGHQPVPMDGDTLRALPLMDQDLEAREGLPDAAKRIKRAFAGADGVLMACPEYNGSITPLLKNVIDWTSRPDDDHPASACFGGKPMALIGASPGGLGGLRGLRHVREILGNLGALVVPAQLAVARAGDAFPGDGSAVLGDERQQQALAAVVDNLLHWVRAARGAA
- a CDS encoding beta-ketoacyl-ACP synthase III codes for the protein MAQSVVISGTGLYTPEHAISNEELVESFNAYVAQFNAEHADAIADGSVAPLQPSSAEFIEKASGIRSRYVLDREGILDPARMCPRLPVRGNDEPSIMCEIGLAACREALEQAGIDAGAVDGVIVACSNMQRPYPAIAVELQAALGIDGWGYDMNVACASAAFGIQTAADAVRSGSARAVLVVSPEICSGHLNFRDRDSHFIFGDAATAVLVAASDAPQPGQFEVLGTRLKTQFSNNIRNNFGFLNRSEAEMRSEADRLFVQNGRKVFKDVVPLVADLIGGHLRDLGVEPESVRRFFLHQANLGMNEYIARRVLGRDATRDDAPVILDEYANTSSAGSVIAFHRHRDDLASGDVVVLSGFGAGYSAGSVVMRRH
- the phoB gene encoding phosphate regulon transcriptional regulator PhoB, translated to MTVSGKRILVVEDEAGIREMIRFALQRESFEVIEAGDVPEARVCVADGCPDLILLDWMLPGTSGVDYARELKSDPTTRDIPLIMVTARAEEEDTVRGLNVGADDYITKPFSFPELVARIQAVLRRSLPGGESECIQVSGLSVDAASQRVTADGDPVRLGPTEYRLLHFFASHPERVYTREQVLDRVWGHNVYVEERTVDVHIRRLRKALAPFGYDAMIQTVRGTGYRFSEKF